In Bythopirellula goksoeyrii, a single window of DNA contains:
- a CDS encoding alkaline phosphatase family protein: MKIKRSHPPHGPKRVLLIGWDAADWQMIDPLIEKGYMPTLAKLMSEGAWGNLATLRPILSPILWNTVATGKRADQHGVLGFTEPDADATGVRPTSSTSRKCKALWNILSQCGLRSNVVGWYASHPAEPINGVIVSNQFENSHLEKGLDAPLPTGAVHPPELADELASFRVHPREIDASALLPFVPKAAEVARQESNRLGKLQHLISQSATIHAVATHLMANTDWDFTAIYYEGIDRCGHEFMHCHPPKMEQVSDEEYEAYKGCMESIYRFHDMLLETLLKLAGDDTAVVLMSDHGYYNDHLRPDPGEGKAGPVEWHRPFGIIAAHGPGIRAGSRAYGASLLEIAPTVLQLLGLPAAYDMPGRVMAEILEECSTLPRIESWEDIEGKCGMHPPETRVDPAEAQAMLQQLADLGYIEAEGENAEISVAKTIAGNQISLVQAMMDAQLYAGAIEILEQLDDETRDLVASKLLLASCLLGVGDRKRARSVLLEIEAQQPEAPRMHMMLGTLEFADGNTEAALDHFQEVVKSEPRQPGLYNKLGEVFLSVKRYDQAFEAFEKALQIDGENPIALAGMARTKLEVSEPEAALDFGLSAAELVHHFPRVHLVIGEARISLGDHHGAIEALECCVRQAPRLAAAHQALAKAYRSLGQTDKAHEAELRAKGVLA, from the coding sequence ATGAAGATCAAGCGTAGCCACCCTCCCCACGGCCCGAAACGTGTTCTGCTGATAGGCTGGGACGCTGCCGATTGGCAGATGATCGATCCCCTAATTGAAAAGGGGTACATGCCAACTCTGGCCAAACTCATGAGTGAAGGAGCGTGGGGTAATTTAGCCACGCTAAGGCCGATTCTATCCCCTATCCTCTGGAACACCGTAGCTACTGGCAAACGCGCGGATCAGCATGGTGTGCTGGGCTTTACGGAACCTGATGCCGATGCAACTGGAGTTCGTCCCACCTCCAGTACTAGCCGCAAATGCAAGGCACTTTGGAATATCCTTAGCCAATGCGGGCTGCGAAGCAATGTGGTGGGCTGGTATGCATCTCACCCTGCAGAACCAATCAACGGAGTAATTGTCTCAAATCAGTTTGAGAATTCACACCTGGAAAAAGGGCTCGACGCACCGCTGCCAACTGGTGCAGTCCATCCACCAGAATTAGCCGACGAGTTGGCAAGTTTCCGCGTCCATCCCCGCGAGATCGATGCGTCTGCCTTGTTGCCTTTCGTTCCAAAAGCTGCCGAAGTTGCTCGGCAGGAATCGAATCGCTTGGGAAAGCTTCAACATCTTATATCGCAGTCGGCCACGATCCATGCTGTCGCCACCCATCTGATGGCCAACACTGATTGGGATTTCACCGCAATCTACTACGAGGGGATCGACCGCTGTGGGCATGAGTTCATGCACTGCCATCCTCCCAAAATGGAACAGGTGTCCGACGAGGAATACGAAGCCTACAAAGGCTGTATGGAATCTATTTATCGCTTTCACGACATGCTGCTCGAAACACTTCTCAAGTTGGCTGGAGATGACACAGCTGTCGTATTGATGTCCGACCACGGATACTACAATGATCATCTGCGACCTGATCCAGGGGAGGGGAAAGCGGGTCCAGTTGAATGGCATCGACCGTTTGGAATTATTGCGGCCCATGGCCCCGGAATCCGCGCTGGCAGTCGAGCCTATGGTGCCAGCCTGCTTGAGATTGCACCGACCGTTTTGCAACTTCTGGGGCTGCCGGCCGCCTACGACATGCCCGGCCGAGTTATGGCCGAGATCCTTGAGGAGTGCTCCACCCTGCCTCGAATCGAGAGCTGGGAGGATATCGAGGGAAAATGCGGCATGCATCCTCCGGAGACACGTGTCGATCCTGCTGAGGCCCAAGCTATGCTTCAGCAGCTGGCCGACTTGGGATATATCGAAGCCGAAGGGGAAAATGCTGAGATCTCCGTGGCAAAAACAATCGCCGGCAATCAAATTTCCTTGGTACAGGCGATGATGGATGCCCAGCTCTACGCAGGTGCGATTGAAATCCTCGAGCAGCTAGATGATGAGACTCGCGATCTCGTGGCTTCGAAGCTGTTGCTCGCTTCATGTCTACTGGGGGTCGGCGATAGGAAACGTGCCCGCAGCGTATTGTTGGAGATCGAAGCCCAGCAGCCCGAGGCTCCTCGCATGCACATGATGCTCGGCACACTTGAATTTGCCGATGGCAACACAGAGGCTGCTCTCGATCATTTCCAAGAGGTCGTCAAATCAGAGCCTCGCCAGCCTGGACTGTACAACAAGCTTGGCGAAGTATTTTTGAGTGTGAAAAGATACGACCAAGCTTTTGAAGCCTTTGAGAAGGCGCTCCAAATTGACGGAGAGAACCCGATTGCCCTGGCCGGGATGGCTCGCACAAAGCTCGAAGTCAGCGAGCCTGAGGCTGCGCTAGATTTTGGCCTTTCGGCTGCCGAGCTCGTTCATCATTTTCCGCGAGTGCATTTGGTGATTGGCGAAGCCCGTATCTCCCTCGGAGACCATCATGGCGCTATCGAAGCCTTGGAGTGCTGCGTAAGACAAGCCCCGCGTTTGGCGGCGGCACACCAAGCCCTTGCTAAGGCATACCGGTCACTTGGGCAGACCGACAAAGCTCACGAGGCCGAACTTCGGGCCAAAGGAGTGCTGGCTTGA